TACTTGTTGCCTCTGGTCATTGTGGTAGGATTAGACCCAACAGGAAGTTTGCAATTTGCTTTTCTCTCCTTGTTGTGTAGTTTGTTTTGTCTCCTATTTTAgttccttgtctatttaccccaccctcgtgatgttataaacctctataaggtcacccccacagcctcccccaccccagggggaaaagaccttgtctatttaccccaccctcgtgatgttataaacctctataaggtcaccccctcagcctccgacgctccagggaaaacagccccagcctgtccagcctctccctgtagctcaaaccctccaacatccttgtccatcttttccgaaccctcccacaacatccttcctgtagcagggagaccgggattgaacgcaatattccaacaggggccccctaaccaatgtcctgtacagccgcaacatgaccccccccaactcctgtactcaatactctgcccaataaaggaaagcataccaaacccctccttcactatcctatccacctgcgactccactttcaaggagctatgaacctgcactccaaggtctctgtgttcaccaacactcccccaggaccttaccattaggtgttgACGTAGATTGTGAATCGCTGAAGGAGCGCTCCAAGGCCAGAGCCCTGTGGCACTTCCAATAGTTAGACCTTGCCATCTGCTTTCCCAGGGAAAGGCAGCGGTCGTGGGGAGACGCACAAATCTACAAGAGGCGTGGGTAAGGCAGGACGGTCAGGATCTTTatgaccctccctcccaccccgggTCGTGGTTTCAATGGGGCAGGGgagagtttaagggagatgtgcaagggacgtcctccccgcccccccccccccaccatcggGTGGTGGGAGCCCGGAATGTTCCACCAGAAGGGGTGATGGGAATGGAGCCGCATTGGCAAGAGGCACGTGGATGGGTACACAAACAGGGAGGGGATAGAGGGAGCTGCACCCGGCGAGGGCAAAGGGTTCGTATCTCGGTTTAGCCAGAGCGTGAGGACGGGTCTTTGAGAGTGGAAGGGGCACCGGTTCCTTGCGGTCCACCTCCCTTCTGTTCCGGTAGGTTGTAGCGCGCGCGCGTTCCGGGAGGCGGGATTGCAAGGGGCTTAGCGGCCAGAACGGAAAACGCAGGCCGAGGGGTCGCTTCCCCCCGCCCCGCGTTGTAAAATACTCCCCGGCACGGGTCCGACGTCACCGCCGCAGGGATGTGGTGGAGAGGGGAGGGCCGCGAAACGTCCCTGTTGCAAGCCGAGGGGTTGCCGAGGATCAGTGAATGCGGTGGGTGGATAATATACCACCCCCTCGCTTGGGGGGGGGAGGCGTTGGTGATGTGGTCGCAGCTGAACCGGAAGATGGTGGTAGTTCTCAGAGGTGAGTCACCTCCTGACCCAGGACCTCTCTGCAGGGGTCCCTCAGGGTAACGTCCTCAGCCCCAACcacctttagctgcttcatcaatggccttcccctCCACCCCAGCATCAAAAGTGAGGGACGTTTGCTGAAGGTcccacaatattcagcaccattcgccaCTCTCTCAGACTCTGAAGCGGTCTGGGTCTAGACGCTGCAGGATCGGGGCAATGTCCAAGCCTGGGCAGACTTGGGGAAAGTAATATTCACGCCCCACAAACGCCAGGCTGTGACCATCTGCAATGAGGGAGAggatctaaccatcgcccccttgacgttcaatggctttgccgtcactgaatcccccttccccgccccccactatcaacatcctgggggttaccgtctccaacgagagagagagaatctaaccatcgcccccttgacgttcaatggcgttaccgtcactgaatcccccttccccccccactatcaacatcctgggggttaccgtctccaacgagagagagaatctaaccatcacccccttgacgttcaatggcgttactgtcactgaatccccctcccccccactatcaacatcctgggggttcccattgagcagaaactgaactgggaccCAGCCCCATATCAATCCTGTGGctccaggagcaggtcagaggctgggaatcctgcagagagtaactcccctcctcacttcctccctcccCCCGAAGCCTGTCCTACCATCGACAAGGAATGAGtcaggagggtggggggacaCTCCCCggatggggggaggaggggtggggggctggctcccacacacacactcaaaacactCCACCCTGTCCAGAGGGAGGGAAACAGAACAGCCCCCTTTCCTCTCAATcgtcaccccctccacccccccacacctGCCACACTCCCTCCTTTCCCTCGCCGGCAGCTGGGCTCATTAGGAATGCTGGGCTGAGTTCCAACACCCCctcgacgctcagtagcagcagtctgtCCCCTCTATGAGACGCGGGGcggaaactcaccaaagatcctcaggcagcaccttcgaaaccccacacccacctccatcTGGATGGACGGGgggggcagcagattcatgggggACACCACCCCCCTGTGAGCTCCCCTGCCCCCAACCTCTGAgcacctcactctcactctccgaatcctggaattccctccctgagggacattgtgggtcaattcATGGCAGGTTGGGacggcagcagttcaagaaggcaggtcacccccaccttctcaaggatgggggagggggcaactagggacggggcgaTAAGCGCTGAGCCCGGGTTGGAAGCGCCCAGGTCTGACAAAAAGGCTGCAAGTTTCTACTAATTGTGGAGATTCGGCCGGTCTTTTTGACCCAGGTAAATTTGAAAAGCACAGATCAGATTTCCGCGCGGAGCAATGTTTATTCGGGGAGAATCCAGCGTCAGGTGAAGGAGCATTCACCGTGATACATGATGAATCAAAGCTCCGATGTCTGGCCCCGCACACTCGCACTGAGACGCTGAGCGGGAAACCGGGGTGGAAGATGAAAAGACGCCGTGTGCTGGAAATAATGCATCGACGATATCCACACGTGGAGActtcgcacacacacacacacacacactacacgcaCACAGGTGTATTGGGGAGGGGGTGCGGAGTGGGGACAAGCGACCCCCCCCCTCCTTTGCTGTGTGTGGACGCCTTGATTCTCCGCACTCTGATCAGCTGCACGCAACTGGGAGGGCAAGAAAAAACCAACACAGTCATTGGGTGTGGCCCCACATCTGGAGGGTGGACTCATCCACACCACAGCAAGGGATTCCCCCAGGACGATGGCAGTGGGCAtcacaagatgtgcaggtttcggagtggatcggccgtgctaaattgtcccgtagtgcccaggggtgtgcaggttagggtgggattggccgtgctaaattgtcccgtagtgcccagggatgtgcaggttagggtgggattggccgtgctaaattgtccctgtagtgcccagggatgtgcaggttatggtgggattggccgtgctaaattgtccctgtagtgcccagggatgtgcaggttatggtgggattggccgtgctaaattgtccccgtagtgcccagggatgtgcaggttagtgtgggattggccgtgctaaattgtcccgtagtgcccagggatgtgttggttagggtgggattggccgtgctaaactgtgcCTGGATTTAGGGAAACAAATTATCaacagggaattttggaaaacaaTTTATCAACAGGAATTTATTGAAAGGGCTTTAGGGGAAATGAGTATAGCGGGGATTTAGGAAAAATAATATACATAAGAAGGGGATTTACAATAAAGCTATATAAGCATGGAGTTTCAgaatgaaatgtataaaatcagGAATTTAAGATAAAATATCCAAACAAGGGATTTAGAAACTCCTCCAAAAAAGAGCCCTTTTACTGCGGAGAACAGTGAGACGGTTGTTGACTTGGGGGAAGTGTTGTCTGTGTCGTTTCTGCAGGTCCCGACGAGCTTAGGATCTGCCTGCTGGCGGATTGGTCTACGGCCCGGTGACCCACGATGTTGGGGCTCCACCGTACGCACCGCGCCCACACCTTGTGGAAAAGCCGGCGGTAGGCCTGGGAGAACTGGCGGTTCATGAAGGCGTAGAGGAAGGGGTTGACGCAGCCATTGAGCCAGGTGAGGCTGGCGACGATGGCGTGGACCATCACCGGAGCccgggagccgcggtccaggacGTTGAGGAGGCAGAAGGGCAGGTAGCAGGCCACGAAGACGCAGAAGGAGGCGACGCACATCCGGGTGACGCGGTGGGAGTCCGAACCCGCCCGGGGCTGGGCAGGAGGCGGCGCTGATGCTCCCTCGGACTGCCATGAGGCGGTGGAACGCTCGATCTCTCCCGGGGCCATCCTTCGCTGCCGGTGCGCGTCCAGCGCGCGGCGGGCGGCGCTCACCCTCTTGGCCAGGAGGCAGTAGAAGACGCCAATGGAGGACAGGCCCACCCCGAAAAGCAGCACCATCAGGATGCTGGTGTACGGCCTCCCCGTCTCGCGGTTGAAGCTGCAGGTGCAGACCGCCGGCTGGAACTCGAAGACGGGCCAGAGCGGGgcgaagagggacagagagaggagccaGGTGCCAGCCAGGAGGACGGGCACCAGGACGCCCCGGGGGCAGCGGGAGTGGGCCCCGCGCCAGCGCCCAGCCCCCCGCACCAGGGCGTACCGTGCTCCGGCGATCAGCCCCAGCGAGAGGATGGAGGTGGCGTTGGAGGTGAACAGCAGGAGGCCGAAGGCGCGGCAGGCGCGGCGGCCCCCCCTCCAGCCCATCCTCAGGTAGCTGGCCGCCGTCACGGGCTGCAGGAAGGCGCAGTAGAGCAGGTCGGACAGCGTCAGGTTCAGGATCAGCAGGTTGAAGGGGGTCCT
The sequence above is a segment of the Hemiscyllium ocellatum isolate sHemOce1 chromosome X unlocalized genomic scaffold, sHemOce1.pat.X.cur. SUPER_X_unloc_1, whole genome shotgun sequence genome. Coding sequences within it:
- the LOC132808920 gene encoding G-protein coupled receptor 84-like, translating into MESNWSCDPSLSGYRYFGASLGLAVTAVGGAGNLLTLLAFAADARLRTPFNLLILNLTLSDLLYCAFLQPVTAASYLRMGWRGGRRACRAFGLLLFTSNATSILSLGLIAGARYALVRGAGRWRGAHSRCPRGVLVPVLLAGTWLLSLSLFAPLWPVFEFQPAVCTCSFNRETGRPYTSILMVLLFGVGLSSIGVFYCLLAKRVSAARRALDAHRQRRMAPGEIERSTASWQSEGASAPPPAQPRAGSDSHRVTRMCVASFCVFVACYLPFCLLNVLDRGSRAPVMVHAIVASLTWLNGCVNPFLYAFMNRQFSQAYRRLFHKVWARCVRWSPNIVGHRAVDQSASRQILSSSGPAETTQTTLPPSQQPSHCSPQ